The Desulfonatronum lacustre DSM 10312 region CCCTTGAATTTCCAGGTGGCCGGGCTGGTGGCCAGGAGAATGCCGCAGTCCCGGTAACCCAGCTTGATCAACCCGCGCTGGGTAAAGACGTGATTGGCCACGGAATAGGAATACACCCCGGTCAGGGGACGGGTTTTGGGGGTTGTCAGCAGAAACCGGGTCAGCCGCTCCATGCAGCCCTGGTTGCGAAAAGCCTGGTTGACGAACAGAAAGGTGTACTCCGCGGTCCTGGCCTCGGCATCCTCGAACACCAGCGCGGCATGGCCCATGAACTCATTGGCTCCGGTCACGGCCACCGCGGAGATCATGTCGTCCGCGGCGTTCATTTCCGCCATCCGTTCCGGATAGTAGATGACCTCGTTGAAAAAGGTGTAGCCGTGGTTCTTGTACGCGCTGCGGGAAACCTCGATGGCCTCGTCCGCGGTCATCCGGCGCACGGTGTAGTCGATGCGCGGCGGAGACGTCTTCGGTGCGGGGGCGCTGTCCGTGGGTTGCGGGTCAAAGGCGGTCTCCGTGGGGTCCACGTCCTGTCCCTGGGCCTCGAAACCCGGGTGGACGCTTTTTCCGGGCAGGTATTTGACCAGGCGGGTTTCCTTGCCGTCCGGCCCCAGGTTGTGGAAGGCGACCTCGTCCATGGTCTGGCGCATCAAGGCCATGCCCATGCCCCTGGCGGAAACCTGCTCCAGGTCGTCGCCCTGCTCGAAAACAGGAGCCTTGCCCGGGTCAAAGGGGATGCCCTTTTCCCGGATGATGATCCGCAGGCCCAGGGTGACCTGCTCGCAGACAATATCAAAGGCACCCGGCTCGTCGTCTTCCAGAAAGGCGTGTTGCACGACGTTGGACACCGCTTCCTCCACCGCCAGTTCGATCCGGGAAATGTCGTCCCCGGCAAAGCCGACGAGTACGGCAGCCTCGCGCACGTATGCCAGGACAAGGGGAAGGGCCGCCATATCGCAGGGGGCGGTGAGCTTGAAGGAAAGGGAATGGTTGCGCATCAATCAACTCCTGTGTCTGTTCCCAGGAAAACCGGTAAAAGATTATCTGGTCGGATCAATGACGACGATCTCATACCATTTCCAATTCAAAGCTTCTCTTTCGGTATCGGTATCGGTATCGGGGTCGAATTAGGATTATTGGCGAACAAACAGTATCTATCCCGATCCCGATCCCGATACCGACGCCGACCCCGATAACTGCATTTTCTCAAGCGAAAAACGCATTGCCGAAGCTGACCCCGGCCCGGGATATCTCGCTTGGCGGGACCTCCAGGACATTGCGGTCCAGGACGACCAGGTCGGCGGACTTGCCGATACTGATGGACTTGGTGACGGCTTCCTGGAAGTCGACATAGGCCCCGCCCAGGGTGTGCGCGTGGAGCATGGACACGTGGCGCGGGCTATTCCCGTGTTTGCGTGATGGGCAGGTCCGCTGTCCCGGCATAGAAGACCACGATGTGCGCGGGTTCGTCGCCCAGGCTTTCGCCCCAGTGCCAGGTGCCGACCACCTCGACAATGGCCTCCCCGGCTTGCAAGTCCAGGACCTGGCCGTCCAGGGTATGCACCCGCAGGCGGCCGCTGAGCAGGATGCCCGCATTGATGACCGGGTGTTGGTGCACGGGCAGCTTTGTTCCAGGCGGAATGGTGATGCTCAGAATGCGGACCTCCGGCTGTCCTTCCGGGTAGGACGGCAGCAATGCTCCATCCCAGCTCGTTTCCGCCCTGGCCAGTTCCCGGACCAGAACACCCGTGCCTTTGGCGGCAACCGGACCAGGGCCAAGCCCAGAACCAAGGAAGACGAACCAACCGATGGCTAAAAGACTGGTCAAACGACGTCGCATGGGATGTCCTTTGTTGCGTTATTTTCAAGTTCAGCCGTCAATGAAAAAAGAAATGTACGTATTCCCGGAGAGATGGTAGTGCAACACGTCGCGGGCCATTTTGGCCAGCAGGAACAGCCCCAGTCGCGACAATTCCGCTTCGTTGGCGCAGGAGGGGTGGACGGGCGGGGGGCAATTGTCCACGTCTTCGACCCGTGAACCGCAGATGATTTCCACGAACATCCCGTCTTCCCTGCGCTGAATGTCGAACAGGCAGGTCTCGTCCCCGTCGGCGACGTGCCCGCAGAGATGATCGAACGTCTCTTCGCAGGCCAGGCGCAGGCGATGGAAGCTTCCGTCGCTCATCTTGAATTCGTGTCGAACATCCTCCAGCGTGGCCAGCAGCCTGGGCATTTCCTCCGACCGCGGCGCAAGCCGGAAGGTCTTGCGGGGCTTGGGAAAGAGGACCAGCAACAGACTCATGAACATGGCCACGAACCCACCCATGGCCACGCCGTTTTGCAGCATCGGGGCCAGAGCCACGGGCATCACCTCGGGAAAGAAACTGCGGGTTTCGGCCACGAGCCCCGTGCACAAAGACAACCCCAGGATCAGGCCGATTTGAAAATCCAGTCCGGAACTGATGATCAGACCGATGCCCGCGGCAAAAAGCATCCCGCAGATGACCACGAGCATTCCACCGATGACCGGGGCGGGCAGGTCCAGCAGAAAACCGGAAATCTTGGGCAGAAAGGCCAGGGCGAACAGGATGGCCGCGCCCATCAAGCCGACGCGGCGGGACGCCACCCGGGTCATCTTCAGTAGCGGCAGGTTGTCGCAGAACGTGGCCACCGGCGCGGCTCCGCTCACTCCGGCCAGAGCCTTGGCCGCGGCGTCGCCGTACAGCCCGCCCTGAACCTGCTGGTAGTCCACCTTGCGAAACCGACGCAACGAAAACTGCTGCACGAGCATGATGTTCCCGGTGCCTTCCATGGCACTGACCAGCGCGGCCATGACGAATGCGGCCAGCAGGGGGACATGGGTCAATCCCAGGTTGAGTTCGAGCCCGGGCCAGGCCCATTGAGGCAACCCGATCCAGGGCGCGGAGAGGACCTGGTCGAGTTGGAGAATCCCGAAAAACCAGGCCGCCGCGCATCCCGCGCCCAGGCCCAGCAGCGGAGTCCAGAGCCGCAACGTGGTGGTGCCGAACAGCATCAGCAGCACCAGGACGGCCATGGTGACCACGCCCACGACATAGTTGGGATACGAGCCGAATCCGGGCCGATCCGGAAAGCCGCCCTGCCACAGCTCGATGGCGATGGGCATCAGGCTCAGCGCCACGAGGATGATCATGATCCCGCCGATTTGCGGGGTGACGATATGGCGTAAAAACCGCAGGAAGTAGGAGTAGAAAAAAACCACCGGCGCGCTGAGCAGGGTCATGGTGGCCATCAGCTCCAGCCCGCCCATGCGGATCGCGCTCAGGGTGCAGGCCAGAAAGGCGGAATAGGAGCCCATGAAGAGCACGAACCCGCAACCGATGCGCCCCACCCGCAGGGTCTGGATCAAGGTGCCCAGGGCCGCGACCAGGATCGTGGCAAAGGTGACGAAGGCGACCTGTTCCGGCGGAGTGTGGGTGGCCTTGCCGATCATGATCGGCAGGAAGATGATCCCGTCGAAAATCAGGGAAACATGGGTCAAACCCAAAAGCAGCGACAGCCCCCAGCCCGGCTTGTCGTCCACGGCATGCAGGATGCGATCCGAATCGGCGCGTAGGGTCATGGATGGCTATCTTCTTGAAAAAATATGGAAGAGACTGTCTATTTTACCACAAAATCGAAATAGGTGTCCGGGAACGGTTCGTCGGCCAAAGTGAAGTGCCACCATTCCTTGTCATAGTATTTGAAGCCGTGTTTTTCCATGAGGGTCTTCAGCAGCAGCCGGTTCAGCCGTTGCCGGGTGGTCAGGTTGGAATCCTCCGGGTGGGAGCGTTCATGGAAGCAGTCAAACCCCGTGCCCATGTCGATGCCGTTGTCCGGAAAGCGCTGGTCCGCCGGGAGGAAGCATTCCTTTTGCCCCGTCTCGCCGAGGATGAATGCGGGCTGCTCCGCGGGCGGCAGTTCCACGATGGTCAGATCAACGGTGCTGCCCCGACTGTGTCCCGACCTTTCGGCAATGTAGCCGTCCCGGAACAGGTTTCTTTTATCCACCGTGGGATAGAATTCGGTCCTGGTGGCCGTGTCGTCCACGTCCTTGGCCCAGCGGACAAAATGGTCCACGGCGCGCTGGGGCCGGAAGCAGTCGTAGATTTTGATCCCGAAGCCGAACGGCGCGAGGTCCGCCCGCACCCCGGCCAGGGCCTGGGCCGCCTCCCTGGTCAGATAGCACTTGGGGGCCGCGTAGCCGTCCACCCGTGCGCCGACAAAATTGTGCTCGGTGAAATACCGGATATCCATGATCGCATCCGGAATCACCTCCCTGATTTCCACAAAGGCGTCCGGCCGCTCCGAGGCCTGGACCCAACCCGACACGACGACGGCAAGCAGCAGCATGATCATTCTTTTCATGATGTTAACCCGTGATACGCTGTTAGAGCTTTGGAGGATTGCTCCTCATAGCAACGGCCCCAAGTCCATGCCTCGACGACCCGCGAGGGCGTGGAGAAGCTGATGAGGCTTTCCTCAGCGACACCCCATCCCGCCTAACTGAGTGCTGTACCGACATATTTGTCGGGAGTCGGCGGCTTGACGTTTCTTGGAGCGCCTTAGTCCATTTCAGGCCGCACGGATAGTGGGGGGGGAGGGGCTCG contains the following coding sequences:
- a CDS encoding ATP-binding protein, which encodes MRNHSLSFKLTAPCDMAALPLVLAYVREAAVLVGFAGDDISRIELAVEEAVSNVVQHAFLEDDEPGAFDIVCEQVTLGLRIIIREKGIPFDPGKAPVFEQGDDLEQVSARGMGMALMRQTMDEVAFHNLGPDGKETRLVKYLPGKSVHPGFEAQGQDVDPTETAFDPQPTDSAPAPKTSPPRIDYTVRRMTADEAIEVSRSAYKNHGYTFFNEVIYYPERMAEMNAADDMISAVAVTGANEFMGHAALVFEDAEARTAEYTFLFVNQAFRNQGCMERLTRFLLTTPKTRPLTGVYSYSVANHVFTQRGLIKLGYRDCGILLATSPATWKFKGIDEPGTQRISVVVSFVYLEQPSPRQVFAPPHHREMIGRILEHIGAPHVLASPPQNPPSLAAHASRINTKVYPLENCAMIKVHDYGSDCVREVRRILRELCLKQVAAIDLLLPLDDPTTCFVTTELEKLGFFFSGIQPEAGRGDALILQYLNNIPFDYDKVQVFSDLARDLLAYIRRHDPNENL
- a CDS encoding amidohydrolase family protein; the protein is MLHAHTLGGAYVDFQEAVTKSISIGKSADLVVLDRNVLEVPPSEISRAGVSFGNAFFA
- a CDS encoding cupin domain-containing protein, whose translation is MRRRLTSLLAIGWFVFLGSGLGPGPVAAKGTGVLVRELARAETSWDGALLPSYPEGQPEVRILSITIPPGTKLPVHQHPVINAGILLSGRLRVHTLDGQVLDLQAGEAIVEVVGTWHWGESLGDEPAHIVVFYAGTADLPITQTRE
- a CDS encoding uracil-xanthine permease family protein, with translation MTLRADSDRILHAVDDKPGWGLSLLLGLTHVSLIFDGIIFLPIMIGKATHTPPEQVAFVTFATILVAALGTLIQTLRVGRIGCGFVLFMGSYSAFLACTLSAIRMGGLELMATMTLLSAPVVFFYSYFLRFLRHIVTPQIGGIMIILVALSLMPIAIELWQGGFPDRPGFGSYPNYVVGVVTMAVLVLLMLFGTTTLRLWTPLLGLGAGCAAAWFFGILQLDQVLSAPWIGLPQWAWPGLELNLGLTHVPLLAAFVMAALVSAMEGTGNIMLVQQFSLRRFRKVDYQQVQGGLYGDAAAKALAGVSGAAPVATFCDNLPLLKMTRVASRRVGLMGAAILFALAFLPKISGFLLDLPAPVIGGMLVVICGMLFAAGIGLIISSGLDFQIGLILGLSLCTGLVAETRSFFPEVMPVALAPMLQNGVAMGGFVAMFMSLLLVLFPKPRKTFRLAPRSEEMPRLLATLEDVRHEFKMSDGSFHRLRLACEETFDHLCGHVADGDETCLFDIQRREDGMFVEIICGSRVEDVDNCPPPVHPSCANEAELSRLGLFLLAKMARDVLHYHLSGNTYISFFIDG
- a CDS encoding M15 family metallopeptidase encodes the protein MKRMIMLLLAVVVSGWVQASERPDAFVEIREVIPDAIMDIRYFTEHNFVGARVDGYAAPKCYLTREAAQALAGVRADLAPFGFGIKIYDCFRPQRAVDHFVRWAKDVDDTATRTEFYPTVDKRNLFRDGYIAERSGHSRGSTVDLTIVELPPAEQPAFILGETGQKECFLPADQRFPDNGIDMGTGFDCFHERSHPEDSNLTTRQRLNRLLLKTLMEKHGFKYYDKEWWHFTLADEPFPDTYFDFVVK